From the genome of Brevundimonas sp. NIBR11:
CATTCACGCAACCTTTTGGCGCGCAACCCCCTGCTCCCCCTCGGCGTCGCCCTTGTGCTGACATTGGCGGCGTGCGGACGCGGCGGCGGCTCGGACACCGCCCCGGAGCCGGGCGACCGGGCCGTGGCCAAGGTGCAGGACCAGACCATCTGGGCCTCCGACGTCAAACGTGAAGCCGTGGCGCAGGGGCTGGTGGGTGAGGGCGAGCCTCTGGACGTCACCTCTGACCTGTTCCGGCGGGTGCTCGACGAGGTCATCGACCAGAAGCTGCTGGCCCGCGAAGCCGAGCGGCGGGGTCTGGACAACTCTGCCCTGGCCCAGCGGCGGCTTGAGGCGACCCGCGAGCGGATTCTGGGCGACATGCTGGTGGAGAACGTCGTCAACGGGGCGATCTCGGATCAGGCCGTCCAGACCCTGTATCAGGAGCAGCTTCGCCTCGCGCGGACGTCGGAGGAGATCCGCGTCCGTCTGATCCTGTCGCGGACGAAGCCCGAGGCGGACGCTGTGATCGGCATTCTGGCGCAAGGCGCCAGCTTCGAGGCCGTGGCCCAGGAACGGTCGATCGACGAGGCGACCCGCTTCTCGGGCGGCGACCTCGGCTATTCGACGGCGGACGTCATGCCTCAGGCCTATGCCAATGCGCTGCGGGACGCTCCGGCCGGTTCTACCGTGGGTCCGTTCCAGACCGAGGGCGGCTGGGCCGTGCTGCGGGTCGAGGATCGCCGCCGCGAGAGCCCGCCGACCCTGGATCAGGCCCGGCCCCAG
Proteins encoded in this window:
- a CDS encoding peptidylprolyl isomerase, coding for MRHSRNLLARNPLLPLGVALVLTLAACGRGGGSDTAPEPGDRAVAKVQDQTIWASDVKREAVAQGLVGEGEPLDVTSDLFRRVLDEVIDQKLLAREAERRGLDNSALAQRRLEATRERILGDMLVENVVNGAISDQAVQTLYQEQLRLARTSEEIRVRLILSRTKPEADAVIGILAQGASFEAVAQERSIDEATRFSGGDLGYSTADVMPQAYANALRDAPAGSTVGPFQTEGGWAVLRVEDRRRESPPTLDQARPQIVRYLTYEGVRQLLEELRGKAKVDVLLAPEGNAPQEPASARPAPSPTPTAPTTTAPAPAAPAVATPAPASTPAKAAAQ